In Candidatus Nitronauta litoralis, one DNA window encodes the following:
- the rplE gene encoding 50S ribosomal protein L5, with protein sequence MSTLKTAFNEKLKSQIQKELGLPNVMQVPKLSKIVVNMGLGEAIQNAKLIEAGVEQLRAITGQAPVVTKSKNAISNFKLRENMPIGVRVTLRGERMYEFFERLVSFALPRVRDFKGLSPKSFDGRGNYTLGLKEQLIFPEIPFDKVEKIKGMNITICTSADSDEQGRVLLKTLGFPLRN encoded by the coding sequence ATGTCGACACTGAAAACAGCATTTAACGAAAAGCTCAAGAGCCAGATCCAGAAAGAGCTTGGCCTGCCGAATGTTATGCAAGTACCAAAGCTCAGCAAGATCGTGGTCAACATGGGGTTGGGAGAGGCGATTCAAAATGCCAAGCTGATTGAGGCGGGTGTTGAGCAGCTCCGGGCCATCACGGGCCAGGCTCCTGTGGTGACCAAGTCCAAAAATGCGATTTCCAATTTCAAGCTGCGGGAGAATATGCCCATCGGGGTGCGTGTTACCTTGCGCGGTGAACGCATGTATGAATTTTTTGAGCGGCTGGTCTCTTTTGCGCTTCCTCGGGTGCGCGACTTTAAAGGTCTGTCGCCCAAATCATTTGACGGTCGTGGAAATTACACGCTTGGTTTAAAAGAGCAATTGATTTTTCCCGAAATCCCTTTTGATAAGGTTGAGAAAATCAAGGGAATGAATATCACCATCTGCACCTCTGCTGATTCTGATGAGCAAGGGCGCGTGTTGTTGAAGACGTTGGGATTTCCCCTGCGTAACTGA